The Apis mellifera strain DH4 linkage group LG8, Amel_HAv3.1, whole genome shotgun sequence genome contains a region encoding:
- the LOC100577587 gene encoding cytospin-A isoform X4 yields the protein MMKFRSLFRRGQQQPPTQSQQQQQQQQISLRQAPSASSLEVKNENSSADNWGSLGKEGAKGNAKSSYNPKGPGKGSRMQDLEREIEVLRKEHVRLESSLREASCDAQNLLELRTELTSLKEQHSLELERLTEENETLRARLRDVAHSPLSDSEKQQLLLDASRLHNSAPASIAIPQDEGSISVTTISQDNAQCTTPDWDKHSSSSVSEVSVACLQDRILQMEETHYSTNEELQATIQELSDLQAQLTELQADNERLTEEKDVLLESLCRQTEKLEDSRSKVDTLQGLLLREEQPQESSKGYNTEREQKLVDLLKSAQEERESLLQKQEELTSELKSLRAAAEINATETERLTKCVHLLESSVETANIERKQLDMELTEARQEGANRNIEISRLTTLLENARAKIEELEQSRQVENKSEADELLDAARREKDTLETQAAALQEQLARSHCDHDRLRDQYSQLQEEYKVARNNAKSAIDDLEYRLDQLKDERLSVSTELQLVRDSLAELQAQCQRHLEDKRELKAALNEAQRRERDIQSRQYELERALTEERKLRQEEITEWEQFQTDLLMTVRVANDFKTEAQSELERVVMENKAQRDKLRALEAQLDKLNKGSLTVSQCKSFSNITGNSCKPTGNILKRGRTIIKKKYESKKETLKFDHFKTETKSSNKEDLKINDLKNLSSLIIYKDTEFENSNEVSYPKQSLELNDKYFAEEIKHNFEIKNNLLESNDFENQYFAEKQSSVECDDFDKKVDIETSKKTKSNKYFDFTEDYSKFYIPSISVSKENEIMKSSLLKNIKGIQNIGTDAYGIEISNSRFFVPKNYIYSGIENAMNDLKFEVDPDMRKILQESTQTNNNSININNFKINNTQESQHLNESKIENGFASDSRNKENTFLEVSEFKKLEEEHKNNCFLYKKRRFLKKNESKTSSKIVDSLLDTTYKQKLFSSTLKNRSFFTSLDNLNLQTCSDNLSNENIKKIRQKKEFIPCNNYNIGSAICKKDINDSVSADSNNFPIEPYLYQKSTELDSLNLKKENDIKREKYNTYPILSPLENIPRSTLDSPAFNSQFALRKLITSYSDKTTAELDSTLMQKTIGETMKLDDELQKTEKNLSLCEINRLKRMKFLNMNLSQSESNAETNINNSVIIYKKKIKNENSNLNSDSKINQNNNTLAFKNKSLIGRTSSLREKFETIIEDVDLKPGRQIANQKVIQQSQQRPASTPIETQHCVLTSVQQEIAARRKANISRQDSRLSVKCLIESIENATKQAKAGPGSRSSSTSSLNSIGTNDIMTLKAPLREQQQINNLICTTNSTNNNKTQTTIRKPLSETKSTVPVVLSSGELLESAALNAKAIDFVRRNSVTDLSERKDPLCGLIKNGGSKRNALLKWCQNKTMGYRNIDITNFSSSWNDGLAFCAILHSYLPHKVPYDTLTPVEKRRNFSIAFSAAESVGIPTTLNIGEMCQLERPDWQQVMTYVTSIYKHFET from the exons ATGATGAAGTTCAGATCGCTGTTTCGCAGAGGCCAACAACAACCGCCGACGCAGtcgcaacaacagcaacaacagcaacagaTTTCGCTGCGTCAGGCGCCAAGCGCCTCTTCACTCGAGGTGAAGAACGAGAATTCATCAGCAGACAATTGGGGCTCCCTCGGTAAAGAAGGAGCTAAAGGAAACGCTAAGAGTAGTTATAATCCTAAGGGACCCGGCAAAGGGTCCAGGATGCAGGATCTTGAACGGGAGATTGAAGTGTTACGCAAGGAACACGTCCGACTCGAATCAAGTTTACGGGAAGCGTCTTGCGATGCTCAAAATCTTCTTGAACTACGTACCGAGCTTACTTCTCTCAag gaaCAGCATAGTTTGGAATTAGAACGTCTTActgaagaaaatgaaactcTTCGAGCAAGACTTAGAGATGTAGCTCATTCTCCTTTATCAGATTCAGAGAAACAACAATTACTTTTGGATGCCTCAAGATTACACAATTCTGCACCAGCATCAATAGCGATTCCTCAAGATGAAGGATCCATATCTGTTACAACTATATCGCAAGATAATGCTCAGTGTACTACCCCAGATTGGGATAAACATTCTTCTAGTTCTGTATCAGAAGTTTCTGTTGCATGTCTACAAGATAGAATTTTGCAAATGGAAGAAACTCATTATTCAACAAATGAGGAGTTACAAGCAACAATTCAAGAATTAAGCGATTTACAA GCTCAGCTTACAGAACTACAAGCTGACAATGAAAGACTaacagaagaaaaagatgtgCTGTTAGAATCATTATGTAGACAAACAGAAAAACTTGAAGACTCTCGTTCCAAAGTTGATACATTGCAAGGTTTATTATTAAGAGAAGAGCAACCTCAAGAATCTTCTAAAGGGTATAATACGGAACGAGAACAAAAATTAGTAGATCTTCTAAAA AGTGCACAAGAAGAACGAGAATCCTTGCTACaaaaacaagaagaattaACATCTGAACTAAAAAGTCTTCGAGCAGCTGCAGAAATCAATGCCACAGAAACGGAACgattaacaaaatgtgttCATTTGTTAGAATCCTCAGTAGAGACagcaaatattgaaagaaagcaACTAGATATGGAATTAACAGAAGCTAGACAAGAAGGTGCAAATCGAAATATAGAAATCAGCAGGTTAACTACGCTATTAGAAAATGCCCGAgcgaaaattgaagaattagaACAATCGAGACAAGTAGAGAATAAAAGTGAAGCAGATGAACTTTTAGATGCTgctagaagagaaaaagacacTTTAGAAACGCAAGCAGCAGCCTTGCAAGAGCAACTAGCACGTTCGCATTGCGATCACGATCGTCTTAGAGATCAATATTCACAACttcaagaagaatataaa gTAGCGCGTAATAATGCTAAATCAGCCATTGATGATCTGGAATATAGATTGGATCAATTGAAGGATGAAAGATTATCTGTGAGTACAGAACTACAACTTGTGAGGGATTCCTTAGCAGAGTTGCAGGCACAGTGTCAAAGGCATTTGgaagataaaagagaattaaaagcCGCATTAAATGAAGCTCAAAGGAGGGAACGCGATATTCAGTCACGCCAGTATGAATTAGAACGTGCTTTGACTGAAGAACGTAAATTGAGACAAGAAGAGATTACTGAATGGGAACAGTTTCAAACAGATCTCTTGATGACTGTTCGTGTTGCAAACGATTTTAAAACGGAGGCACAAAGTGAGTTAGAGCGAGTTGTAATGGAGAATAAAGCACAGAGAGATAAACTAAGAGCATTAGAAGCGCAACTTGATAAGCTAAATAAAG GCAGCCTCACAGTATCTCAATGTAAGAGTTTCAGTAACATTACTGGAAATTCTTGCAAACCTACtggcaatattttaaaacgtgGCCGTACCATTATAAAGAAGAAGTATGAGTCCaagaaagaaacattaaaatttgatcattttaaAACAGAAACAAAATCAAGTAATAAAGAGGACTTGAAaattaacgatttaaaaaacttaagttcattaattatttataaagatactgaatttgaaaatagtaATGAAGTTTCATATCCTAAACAATCTCttgaattaaatgataaatattttgcagaAGAAATTAagcataattttgaaataaaaaataatttattagaatctaatgattttgaaaatcaatattttgctGAAAAACAATCTTCAGTAGAATGtgatgattttgataaaaaagtgGATATAGAAACTTCCAAGAAAACGaaatcaaacaaatatttcgattttactGAAgactattcaaaattttacatacCAAGTATATcagtttcaaaagaaaatgaaattatgaaatcatctttattaaaaaatataaaaggcaTTCAAAATATCGGAACAGATGCTTATGGTATTGAAATCTCTAATAGTCGATTTTTCGTTcctaaaaattacatatattccgGTATAGAGAATGCaatgaatgatttaaaatttgaggTAGACCCAgatatgagaaaaatattgcaagAAAGCACTCAAACAAACaacaattcaataaatataaataattttaaaataaataatacccAAGAATCTCAACATTTAAACGAgtctaaaatagaaaatggatTTGCGTCCGattcaagaaataaagaaaatactttTCTCGAAGTTTctgaattcaaaaaattagaagaagaacataaaaataattgttttttatataaaaagcgtagatttttgaaaaaaaatgagtcTAAAACTAGTAGTAAAATTGTTGATTCTCTTTTAGATACtacttataaacaaaaattattctcttctactttgaaaaatcgaagcTTTTTTACTTCTCTAGATAATCTGAATTTACAAACTTGTTCTGATAATTtaagtaatgaaaatataaaaaaaataaggcaaaaaaaggaatttataccttgtaataattataatattggaaGTGCAATATGCAAAAAAGATATCAATGATTCAGTATCTGCAGACTcaaacaattttccaattgaGCCTTACTTATATCAAAAATCGACAGAATTAGATtccttaaatcttaaaaaagaaaacgatataaagagagaaaaatataatacatatccTATTCTCTCTCCTTTGGAAAATATACCTAGATCTACTTTAGATAGTCCAGCTTTCAATTCACAATTTGCATTAAGGAAACTTATAACATCATATTCAGACAAAACTACTGCAGAATTAGATTCTACCTTGATGCAGAAAACTATTGGTGAAACAATGAAACTCGATGATGAATTacaaaaaactgaaaaaaatttatctctatgcgaaataaatagattaaaacgtatgaaattcttaaatatgaaCTTATCTCAATCTGAATCAAATGCAGAaactaatataaacaattctgtaattatatataaaaaaaaaataaaaaatgagaattccaatttaaattcagattcgaaaataaatcaaaataataacacTTTAGCGTTCAAGAATAAATCTCTAATAGGAAGGACATCAtctttaagagaaaaatttgagaCGATCATAGAAGATGTGGATCTGAAACCAGGCCGACAAATAG cTAATCAAAAAGTAATTCAACAATCACAACAAAGACCAGCAAGTACACCGATTGAAACCCAACATTGTGTGTTGACGAGTGTTCAACAGGAGATTGCTGCACGTCGAAAAGCTAATATTTCTCGTCAAGATTCAAGGTTATCTGTAAAATGTTTGATAGAAAGCATTGAAAATGCTACGAAACAAGCAAAAGCAG gcccTGGGAGTCGTAGTAGTTCTACGTCTTCACTTAATTCCATTGGAACGAATGACATAATGACATTAAAAGCTCCACTTCGAGAACAACAACAAATCAATAATCTTATTTGTACGACTAAttcgacgaataataataaaacccAAACCACAATTAGAAAACCATTGTCag aaaCAAAGTCAACAGTACCTGTAGTGTTGAGCTCTGGCGAATTATTAGAATCTGCTGCACTAAATGCGAAGGCTATTGACTTCGTACGACGTAATAGCGTAACGGACTTATCGGAACGTAAAGATCCTCTTTgtggtttaataaaaaatggaggCTCGAAACGAAATGCATTGCTTAAATGGTGTCAGAATAAAACCATGGGTTAtcgaaatatagatattacgaATTTTAGTAGCTCATGGAATGATGGTTTGGCTTTTTGTGCTATTCTTCATTCCTATCTTCCACATAAAGTACCATATGACACATTAACACCagtagagaaaagaagaaatttttctattgctTTCTCCGCGGCGGAAAGTGTTGGAATACCTACTACGttg AATATAGGAGAAATGTGTCAATTAGAACGACCAGATTGGCAACAAGTTATGACATATGTGACCAGTATTTATAAACACTTCgaaacataa
- the LOC100577587 gene encoding cytospin-A isoform X5 translates to MEQHSLELERLTEENETLRARLRDVAHSPLSDSEKQQLLLDASRLHNSAPASIAIPQDEGSISVTTISQDNAQCTTPDWDKHSSSSVSEVSVACLQDRILQMEETHYSTNEELQATIQELSDLQAQLTELQADNERLTEEKDVLLESLCRQTEKLEDSRSKVDTLQGLLLREEQPQESSKGYNTEREQKLVDLLKSAQEERESLLQKQEELTSELKSLRAAAEINATETERLTKCVHLLESSVETANIERKQLDMELTEARQEGANRNIEISRLTTLLENARAKIEELEQSRQVENKSEADELLDAARREKDTLETQAAALQEQLARSHCDHDRLRDQYSQLQEEYKVARNNAKSAIDDLEYRLDQLKDERLSVSTELQLVRDSLAELQAQCQRHLEDKRELKAALNEAQRRERDIQSRQYELERALTEERKLRQEEITEWEQFQTDLLMTVRVANDFKTEAQSELERVVMENKAQRDKLRALEAQLDKLNKGSLTVSQCKSFSNITGNSCKPTGNILKRGRTIIKKKYESKKETLKFDHFKTETKSSNKEDLKINDLKNLSSLIIYKDTEFENSNEVSYPKQSLELNDKYFAEEIKHNFEIKNNLLESNDFENQYFAEKQSSVECDDFDKKVDIETSKKTKSNKYFDFTEDYSKFYIPSISVSKENEIMKSSLLKNIKGIQNIGTDAYGIEISNSRFFVPKNYIYSGIENAMNDLKFEVDPDMRKILQESTQTNNNSININNFKINNTQESQHLNESKIENGFASDSRNKENTFLEVSEFKKLEEEHKNNCFLYKKRRFLKKNESKTSSKIVDSLLDTTYKQKLFSSTLKNRSFFTSLDNLNLQTCSDNLSNENIKKIRQKKEFIPCNNYNIGSAICKKDINDSVSADSNNFPIEPYLYQKSTELDSLNLKKENDIKREKYNTYPILSPLENIPRSTLDSPAFNSQFALRKLITSYSDKTTAELDSTLMQKTIGETMKLDDELQKTEKNLSLCEINRLKRMKFLNMNLSQSESNAETNINNSVIIYKKKIKNENSNLNSDSKINQNNNTLAFKNKSLIGRTSSLREKFETIIEDVDLKPGRQIANQKVIQQSQQRPASTPIETQHCVLTSVQQEIAARRKANISRQDSRLSVKCLIESIENATKQAKAGPGSRSSSTSSLNSIGTNDIMTLKAPLREQQQINNLICTTNSTNNNKTQTTIRKPLSETKSTVPVVLSSGELLESAALNAKAIDFVRRNSVTDLSERKDPLCGLIKNGGSKRNALLKWCQNKTMGYRNIDITNFSSSWNDGLAFCAILHSYLPHKVPYDTLTPVEKRRNFSIAFSAAESVGIPTTLNIGEMCQLERPDWQQVMTYVTSIYKHFET, encoded by the exons ATG gaaCAGCATAGTTTGGAATTAGAACGTCTTActgaagaaaatgaaactcTTCGAGCAAGACTTAGAGATGTAGCTCATTCTCCTTTATCAGATTCAGAGAAACAACAATTACTTTTGGATGCCTCAAGATTACACAATTCTGCACCAGCATCAATAGCGATTCCTCAAGATGAAGGATCCATATCTGTTACAACTATATCGCAAGATAATGCTCAGTGTACTACCCCAGATTGGGATAAACATTCTTCTAGTTCTGTATCAGAAGTTTCTGTTGCATGTCTACAAGATAGAATTTTGCAAATGGAAGAAACTCATTATTCAACAAATGAGGAGTTACAAGCAACAATTCAAGAATTAAGCGATTTACAA GCTCAGCTTACAGAACTACAAGCTGACAATGAAAGACTaacagaagaaaaagatgtgCTGTTAGAATCATTATGTAGACAAACAGAAAAACTTGAAGACTCTCGTTCCAAAGTTGATACATTGCAAGGTTTATTATTAAGAGAAGAGCAACCTCAAGAATCTTCTAAAGGGTATAATACGGAACGAGAACAAAAATTAGTAGATCTTCTAAAA AGTGCACAAGAAGAACGAGAATCCTTGCTACaaaaacaagaagaattaACATCTGAACTAAAAAGTCTTCGAGCAGCTGCAGAAATCAATGCCACAGAAACGGAACgattaacaaaatgtgttCATTTGTTAGAATCCTCAGTAGAGACagcaaatattgaaagaaagcaACTAGATATGGAATTAACAGAAGCTAGACAAGAAGGTGCAAATCGAAATATAGAAATCAGCAGGTTAACTACGCTATTAGAAAATGCCCGAgcgaaaattgaagaattagaACAATCGAGACAAGTAGAGAATAAAAGTGAAGCAGATGAACTTTTAGATGCTgctagaagagaaaaagacacTTTAGAAACGCAAGCAGCAGCCTTGCAAGAGCAACTAGCACGTTCGCATTGCGATCACGATCGTCTTAGAGATCAATATTCACAACttcaagaagaatataaa gTAGCGCGTAATAATGCTAAATCAGCCATTGATGATCTGGAATATAGATTGGATCAATTGAAGGATGAAAGATTATCTGTGAGTACAGAACTACAACTTGTGAGGGATTCCTTAGCAGAGTTGCAGGCACAGTGTCAAAGGCATTTGgaagataaaagagaattaaaagcCGCATTAAATGAAGCTCAAAGGAGGGAACGCGATATTCAGTCACGCCAGTATGAATTAGAACGTGCTTTGACTGAAGAACGTAAATTGAGACAAGAAGAGATTACTGAATGGGAACAGTTTCAAACAGATCTCTTGATGACTGTTCGTGTTGCAAACGATTTTAAAACGGAGGCACAAAGTGAGTTAGAGCGAGTTGTAATGGAGAATAAAGCACAGAGAGATAAACTAAGAGCATTAGAAGCGCAACTTGATAAGCTAAATAAAG GCAGCCTCACAGTATCTCAATGTAAGAGTTTCAGTAACATTACTGGAAATTCTTGCAAACCTACtggcaatattttaaaacgtgGCCGTACCATTATAAAGAAGAAGTATGAGTCCaagaaagaaacattaaaatttgatcattttaaAACAGAAACAAAATCAAGTAATAAAGAGGACTTGAAaattaacgatttaaaaaacttaagttcattaattatttataaagatactgaatttgaaaatagtaATGAAGTTTCATATCCTAAACAATCTCttgaattaaatgataaatattttgcagaAGAAATTAagcataattttgaaataaaaaataatttattagaatctaatgattttgaaaatcaatattttgctGAAAAACAATCTTCAGTAGAATGtgatgattttgataaaaaagtgGATATAGAAACTTCCAAGAAAACGaaatcaaacaaatatttcgattttactGAAgactattcaaaattttacatacCAAGTATATcagtttcaaaagaaaatgaaattatgaaatcatctttattaaaaaatataaaaggcaTTCAAAATATCGGAACAGATGCTTATGGTATTGAAATCTCTAATAGTCGATTTTTCGTTcctaaaaattacatatattccgGTATAGAGAATGCaatgaatgatttaaaatttgaggTAGACCCAgatatgagaaaaatattgcaagAAAGCACTCAAACAAACaacaattcaataaatataaataattttaaaataaataatacccAAGAATCTCAACATTTAAACGAgtctaaaatagaaaatggatTTGCGTCCGattcaagaaataaagaaaatactttTCTCGAAGTTTctgaattcaaaaaattagaagaagaacataaaaataattgttttttatataaaaagcgtagatttttgaaaaaaaatgagtcTAAAACTAGTAGTAAAATTGTTGATTCTCTTTTAGATACtacttataaacaaaaattattctcttctactttgaaaaatcgaagcTTTTTTACTTCTCTAGATAATCTGAATTTACAAACTTGTTCTGATAATTtaagtaatgaaaatataaaaaaaataaggcaaaaaaaggaatttataccttgtaataattataatattggaaGTGCAATATGCAAAAAAGATATCAATGATTCAGTATCTGCAGACTcaaacaattttccaattgaGCCTTACTTATATCAAAAATCGACAGAATTAGATtccttaaatcttaaaaaagaaaacgatataaagagagaaaaatataatacatatccTATTCTCTCTCCTTTGGAAAATATACCTAGATCTACTTTAGATAGTCCAGCTTTCAATTCACAATTTGCATTAAGGAAACTTATAACATCATATTCAGACAAAACTACTGCAGAATTAGATTCTACCTTGATGCAGAAAACTATTGGTGAAACAATGAAACTCGATGATGAATTacaaaaaactgaaaaaaatttatctctatgcgaaataaatagattaaaacgtatgaaattcttaaatatgaaCTTATCTCAATCTGAATCAAATGCAGAaactaatataaacaattctgtaattatatataaaaaaaaaataaaaaatgagaattccaatttaaattcagattcgaaaataaatcaaaataataacacTTTAGCGTTCAAGAATAAATCTCTAATAGGAAGGACATCAtctttaagagaaaaatttgagaCGATCATAGAAGATGTGGATCTGAAACCAGGCCGACAAATAG cTAATCAAAAAGTAATTCAACAATCACAACAAAGACCAGCAAGTACACCGATTGAAACCCAACATTGTGTGTTGACGAGTGTTCAACAGGAGATTGCTGCACGTCGAAAAGCTAATATTTCTCGTCAAGATTCAAGGTTATCTGTAAAATGTTTGATAGAAAGCATTGAAAATGCTACGAAACAAGCAAAAGCAG gcccTGGGAGTCGTAGTAGTTCTACGTCTTCACTTAATTCCATTGGAACGAATGACATAATGACATTAAAAGCTCCACTTCGAGAACAACAACAAATCAATAATCTTATTTGTACGACTAAttcgacgaataataataaaacccAAACCACAATTAGAAAACCATTGTCag aaaCAAAGTCAACAGTACCTGTAGTGTTGAGCTCTGGCGAATTATTAGAATCTGCTGCACTAAATGCGAAGGCTATTGACTTCGTACGACGTAATAGCGTAACGGACTTATCGGAACGTAAAGATCCTCTTTgtggtttaataaaaaatggaggCTCGAAACGAAATGCATTGCTTAAATGGTGTCAGAATAAAACCATGGGTTAtcgaaatatagatattacgaATTTTAGTAGCTCATGGAATGATGGTTTGGCTTTTTGTGCTATTCTTCATTCCTATCTTCCACATAAAGTACCATATGACACATTAACACCagtagagaaaagaagaaatttttctattgctTTCTCCGCGGCGGAAAGTGTTGGAATACCTACTACGttg AATATAGGAGAAATGTGTCAATTAGAACGACCAGATTGGCAACAAGTTATGACATATGTGACCAGTATTTATAAACACTTCgaaacataa